The Flavobacterium sp. N2270 genome contains the following window.
TCAATAGTTTGGTCATTACTAATTCCGTATAAAGAATAGTTTTCACAAAAAGCTTATTCAAAATAAACATTTGGATTATTTGTTATTTTTAAATCAAGAATGTACTTTTTAAAGGTTTCTTTCTTTTTGTCGTCCCATTTTTTTATTAACGGGTCACTAAGTTCTTTTAACACAATTTTATTTAGAACTTCTTTTTCCATTCCTTCTTTATGGCCACTTTCAAAACCTTTCAAATCGTCTAAATGCTCCATCCAAAATTGAAAAAATCCGTTTTCAGTAGTATGTACAACTTGCTTTAAAACGATATAACTTTTTTTTGTTATTAATTCTTCTTCTTTAAAAGAATTAAAAAGTTCTTGAGCAACTTTATTTAGTAGTTTTTCGTTTTTAGTTACAATTAAAAAATCGGCATAAGCATATAAAGTTCTTACAGAACGATCACCTGCGTCATATTTCGCTTTTAATCCCGAAGAATTATAATCCGACAGCGTTGCTTTTTTTCCTTCATTAACAATTGAAGCCGCATCAACATTTACTCCTGTATGATGCAAGAAGTTTTTATTTTTATCAAAATACAAAAGTATGGGTACACTTTCAAAATGAAGGTTGGCATTTGTAATAAAAATATTATCTTCAACTGACAATGAATCGTTTGTATTCATAGCATAATTGATGAATTTCTTATTGTAATACGTGTACACTAGAGAATCGTTTTTTAGTAAATCTCCCAAACGTTTACAAACCGAACATTCTGAATTGTAATACTCAATGAAAACAGGTTTATTTTGTTCATTAGCTTTTTTAAAAGCCTCAGAAAGAGTAGGTTCAAAAACAACTTGTGCATTACTTAAAGTAGTAGTAAAAAGAAGAAACAAGAGAAACCTTTTCATAAATATATTTTTAAATAAGCACTGCAAAAATTAAACCAAAATATTTTAATTAACAGTTACCTCATCAATAAAAATAAAAGCATCTCCGTTTGATGGAAAACCTTGATGCCATTCGGGAAGTTTTCCAAAATTGGTTGCAATAACTTTAATATATCTTGCTTTTTGAGGTGTAAACTTTAAATCGAATGATTTTATCACAGTTTCATATTCTTTTGGATCCACAGAATTTTCAACCGTTCCCACTTTTGTAAACTTGATGTTATCATCTGAAATGTAATACTCTACTTTAGTTGGCATCAATATCCATGAACGTGTGTCTTGCAAATAATTTGACCTAATTTCAGAAATGTTTTTTACAACTTGCATATCAATAGTTGCTTCAAAATCTTGGTTTTGATATCCTTGCCACTCGCCTTTTCGCCAGTTTTCATTACCAAAAATTCCATCTAGTAAACCGTCAGAACCACCTGCATGATATTGTGAATTGAATTTCGATTTAATTTCGATTGTAAAGTTATTTGGTTTTTTAAAGAATTGTGCAGAAATAGTATTACTTCTTGGTGGCTTTCCACCAGCCATTTCTTCTATATATGCTTCAATTTTTGAAGATTTACTAATTTCAAATGCTTCAGAATACGGAATAAATGACGGAACTTCTTTTGAATCATCATAAATTCGATAATAAATTTTTTGGTTAAATTGTTTCGAACCTTTAATCTGAACTATCATTTTGTCTTTAAATGATTTACTTTCTGCTTCAATTACTGGAACTGGAATTATAGATGGGAAAAATACTTTCTCTTGAGGTTCCATAGAAAACTGTGGTAAAATTCTAGTTTTTTCAAATGGTTGATTTATATATTCTGGGTTTTTTCCATCAACACTTACTTTTATATTCTTTATAAATGGTTCGTTGACTTCCCACAAAATATCACCTGGTCTCAGATCATAAATTCCCATCGAACTCAGCACATACCAAGCACTCATTTGTCCGCAATCTTCGTTTCCTATTAAACCATCTGGTGTATTTTTATAGAAATTATCTAAAATGTATTTTACTTTTTCATTCGTTTTTTCTGGTTTACCCACATAATTATACAAATATGCCATGTGGTGACTTGGTTCGTTTCCGTGAGCATATTGACCAATTAATCCGGTAACATCTACTTGTTCTCTTCCTGTGGTTTTGCTTTCGCTGTTAAACATTTCGTCTAATTTGGCTTCAAACTTATCATTTCCACCATACGCTTCAATCATTCCTACAATATCTTGTGGCACAAAAAATGTGTATTGCCACGCGTTTCCTTCGGTAAAATTATTATTGACTTCTCTTGGGTCGAAAGGTTTGTCCCAACCTCCGTTTTTCTTTGGTCTGATAAAGCCTGTTTCCCAATCGAAAAGGTTTTTCCAATTTTGAGAACGCTTCATGAAATAATTATAATCTTCCGTTTTGCCTAAAATTTGTGCCATTTGCGCAATACACCAATCGTCATACGCATATTCCACGGTTTTAGAAACACTTTCATGGTCATCATCAATAGAAATGAACC
Protein-coding sequences here:
- a CDS encoding thioredoxin family protein, with amino-acid sequence MKRFLLFLLFTTTLSNAQVVFEPTLSEAFKKANEQNKPVFIEYYNSECSVCKRLGDLLKNDSLVYTYYNKKFINYAMNTNDSLSVEDNIFITNANLHFESVPILLYFDKNKNFLHHTGVNVDAASIVNEGKKATLSDYNSSGLKAKYDAGDRSVRTLYAYADFLIVTKNEKLLNKVAQELFNSFKEEELITKKSYIVLKQVVHTTENGFFQFWMEHLDDLKGFESGHKEGMEKEVLNKIVLKELSDPLIKKWDDKKKETFKKYILDLKITNNPNVYFE
- a CDS encoding GH92 family glycosyl hydrolase; protein product: MRSFLFSILFITSASFAQDFAKYVNPFIGTGGHGHTFPGATVPYGMVQLSPDTRIDGSWDGCSGYHYSDNLIYGFSHTHLNGTGVSDYGDIMLMPTMGESSFDNRVYSSTFSHANEKASAGFYGVKLDKHNIDVRLTTSTRVGFHEYTFNKAGQANIILDLNHRDKLLEGQVRFIDDKTIEVLRRSEAWATNQYVYARIEFNVPMKITNERMNFKGVKGDYHGTELALSFSKNVKKGEKILVKVSLSPTSYEGAKLNSSEIKHWNFEKVKKDAEALWNKELSKIEVTSDDEDKLAIFYTALYHTMMQPNIAQDVDGKYRGRDNQIHTAEGFEYYTVFSLWDTFRAAHPLYTLIDKKRTSDYINTFIKQYEQGGRLPVWELASNETDCMIGYHSVSVIADAMAKGIKGFDYEKAFEASKASAMRDVLGLEAYKKYGFISIDDDHESVSKTVEYAYDDWCIAQMAQILGKTEDYNYFMKRSQNWKNLFDWETGFIRPKKNGGWDKPFDPREVNNNFTEGNAWQYTFFVPQDIVGMIEAYGGNDKFEAKLDEMFNSESKTTGREQVDVTGLIGQYAHGNEPSHHMAYLYNYVGKPEKTNEKVKYILDNFYKNTPDGLIGNEDCGQMSAWYVLSSMGIYDLRPGDILWEVNEPFIKNIKVSVDGKNPEYINQPFEKTRILPQFSMEPQEKVFFPSIIPVPVIEAESKSFKDKMIVQIKGSKQFNQKIYYRIYDDSKEVPSFIPYSEAFEISKSSKIEAYIEEMAGGKPPRSNTISAQFFKKPNNFTIEIKSKFNSQYHAGGSDGLLDGIFGNENWRKGEWQGYQNQDFEATIDMQVVKNISEIRSNYLQDTRSWILMPTKVEYYISDDNIKFTKVGTVENSVDPKEYETVIKSFDLKFTPQKARYIKVIATNFGKLPEWHQGFPSNGDAFIFIDEVTVN